In Silene latifolia isolate original U9 population unplaced genomic scaffold, ASM4854445v1 scaffold_167, whole genome shotgun sequence, a single window of DNA contains:
- the LOC141638044 gene encoding O-fucosyltransferase 36-like — protein MRIVKCQPPPPTTKLTLHQCLVHHSKQLLNTMKMMKELGREGNSSDDEEDDRRNLINQNDTVKPTFQIDDNGFGASPRRRFKLDLCKFMKKRYLFLVILIPLLVLLYFSIDFHGNSSDWGVSLIKSSSEQMREAELRALYLLKKQQLGLVNLLNHTFRSNVTFNNSRSNDNGDGDNSTFGYLNLSGMPVVKAGFEDLKGRIFDGLMLNKEIQQVLLSTHKNGNGNGNVSELGVESNDLMDGGFSMCGKVDQKLAERRTIEWNPKSDKYLFAICVSGQMSNHLICLEKHMFFAAVLGRVLVIPSHKVDYEFNKVLDVEHINKCLGKNVVVTFEEFAEARKKEMSIDRFICYFKDCYIDDDHVKKLKSLGLSLPKLESPWGEDVKKPKKRTVEDVKGAFSSDDAVIAIGDVFFADVEKEWVMQPGGPIAHKCRTLVEPSRLIMLTAQRFVQTFLGKDYVALHFRRHGWLKFCNAKNPSCYYSVPQAASCISRVVTRANTPVIYLSTDAADSETGLLQSLVIVDGKAVPLVQRPARNSAEKWDALLYRHGLDGDSQVDAMLDKTICAMSSVFIGSSGSTFTEDIVRLRRGWASASVCDEYICQGELPNFIAEDE, from the exons ATGCGAATTGTGAAGTGTCAACCTCCTCCACCGACGACCAAATTGACGCTTCACCAATGTCTAGTTCATCACTCGAAGCAACTGCTCAACACAA tGAAAATGATGAAAGAATTGGGAAGAGAGGGTAATTCTTcagatgatgaggaagatgatcgAAGGAACTTGATTAATCAAAACGACACCGTTAAACCCACTTTCCAGATTGATGATAATGGTTTCGGGGCGTCGCCGCGACGTCGTTTCAAGCTTGATCTTTGTAAGTTTATGAAAAAGAGGTATCTTTTTTTAGTGATCTTAATACCATTGTTAGTTTTACTTTACTTTTCAATAGATTTTCATGGTAATTCAAGTGATTGGGGTGTTAGTTTGATTAAATCATCTTCTGAGCAAATGAGGGAAGCTGAATTGAGGGCTTTGTATTTGTTGAAAAAGCAGCAATTAGGGTTAGTTAATTTGTTGAATCATACATTTAGATCAAATGTTACATTTAATAATAGTAGGAGTAATGATAATGGTGATGGTGATAATAGTACTTTTGGGTACTTGAATTTGAGTGGAATGCCGGTCGTGAAAGCGGGTTTTGAGGATTTGAAAGGTAGGATTTTTGATGGGTTGATGTTGAATAAGGAAATTCAGCAGGTTTTGCTGTCAACTCATAAGAATgggaatggaaatggaaatgtgTCGGAATTGGGTGTCGAAAGTAATGATTTGATGGATGGGGGTTTTAGTATGTGTGGAAAAGTGGATCAGAAGTTGGCAGAGAGGAGAACTATTGAGTGGAATCCGAAGTCGGATAAGTATTTGTTTGCTATTTGTGTGTCGGGGCAAATGTCGAACCATTTGATTTGCCTAGAGAAGCATATGTTTTTTGCTGCGGTTTTAGGTAGGGTTTTGGTTATTCCGAGTCATAAGGTTGATTATGAGTTTAATAAGGTGTTGGATGTGGAGCATATAAACAAATGTTTGGGGAAGAATGTGGTTGTAACGTTTGAGGAGTTTGCTGAGGCAAGGAAGAAAGAAATGAGCATTGATAGATTTATTTGCTATTTCAAGGATTGTTATATTGATGATGATCATGTTAAGAAGTTGAAGTCTCTAGGTTTGTCTTTGCCTAAGCTTGAGTCACCTTGGGGGGAAGATGTGAAGAAACCAAAGAAAAGGACAGTTGAGGATGTTAAGGGTGCTTTTTCGTCTGATGATGCGGTTATTGCTATCGGGGATGTCTTTTTTGCTGACGTAGAAAAGGAATGGGTAATGCAGCCTGGAGGTCCTATTGCTCACAAGTGCAGAACTTTGGTTGAGCCCAGTCGCCTGATAATGCTCACTGCCCAGCGTTTTGTCCAAACCTTTTTGGGCAAGGATTATGTTGCCCTTCACTTTCGAAGACATGGTTGGTTAAAGTTTTG CAATGCAAAAAATCCGAGCTGTTATTATTCAGTTCCTCAAGCTGCAAGCTGCATTTCAAGGGTAGTTACAAGGGCCAATACTCCAGTTATATATCTTTCGACTGATGCTGCAGATAGTGAAACTGGATTACTTCAGTCACTAGTTATTGTTGACGGTAAAGCTGTACCCCTTGTTCAGCGACCAGCACGAAATTCAGCTGAAAAATGGGATGCTTTGCTGTATAGACATGGCCTTGATGGGGATTCCCAG
- the LOC141638040 gene encoding putative mitochondrial protein AtMg00310, translating to MAQLPTFGTYLGVPIDIPRKRSAIFLPFVDAITTRISSWSALHLSQPSKLIVISAILLASLNHVFSAVPIPIGVCRKIDALLTAFWWRNDWNKHSIHWTSKSILQAPKEYGGLGFKNTHLLSQALLLKNFWRIHSQPTAFLARYMSPKYARDLPIPLATSRVSQPSFIWSGICKAVSAANNGICWKLGNGRLLDLWSSRWINGKQPFGTAPVPVPEPSPSLSDFLLESGDWNPSMVFRYFSSICAKEIIALEPHS from the coding sequence ATGGCTCAGCTTCCCACTTTTGGTACCTACTTGGGAGTTCCTATTGATATCCCTCGCAAGAGGTCTGCCATTTTCCTTCCTTTTGTTGATGCTATCACTACTCGCATTTCATCCTGGTCTGCTCTCCATCTCAGCCAACCAAGTAAATTGATAGTTATTTCGGCTATCTTGCTTGCTTCTTTGAATCACGTCTTCTCTGCGGTACCTATTCCTATTGGTGTGTGTCGCAAAATAGATGCCTTGCTAACGGCTTTCTGGTGGCGCAATGACTGGAATAAGCACTCTATTCACTGGACTTCAAAAAGTATACTGCAAGCGCCAAAGGAATATGGTGGTCTTGGTTTCAAAAACACCCATCTGCTAAGCCAGGCTTTGCTTCTTAAAAATTTTTGGCGTATTCATTCACAACCGACTGCGTTTCTGGCAAGATATATGTCCCCAAAATATGCCCGTGATTTGCCTATTCCTCTAGCAACCTCTCGAGTATCTCAACCATCGTTTATCTGGTCCGGCATTTGCAAGGCTGTTTCTGCGGCTAATAATGGTATTTGCTGGAAGCTTGGTAATGGGCGTTTACTTGACCTTTGGTCAAGTCGTTGGATTAATGGTAAGCAGCCATTTGGCACCGCTCCAGTTCCAGTTCCAGAGCCTTCACCATCTCTATCTGATTTCTTGCTGGAATCCGGTGACTGGAATCCGTCTATGGTTTTCCGTTACTTTTCCTCTATTTGTGCAAAGGAGATTATTGCTTTGGAACCCCACTCGTAA